ACGAATCTGCAGCACGAAGGACTCCTCGTGCAGCAGCTCGCGCAGGCGCGCCGAACGGCGTTCGGCACGACGCAAGAGGGGAATGGACGCCAGCAACAGCAGGCGCAGCTTCAGCGAATCGAAGAACAGGCTCATGGTCAGCGGGCTCCGCGCAGGCGGTTGAACAGCGAGTAGCAATCGACCGGCAGGCTGTCGCCACGCCAGCACACATGCTGGTCCGGGCGCACCAGCACGAAGCGCCGCTCGTACAGCGCACCCAGGTCTTTCTCATGGATCGGCAGCACTTCCAGCGGCACCCCGCACTCACGGGCGGCCTCCTGCAGCGGCACGCAGGAGGAAGCATCTGCGCCGAACGCCAGCAGGGTGAAGCCAGTGCGGGACAACTGGTCGAACAGCGCCGTGCCATCCTCGCGGAATCCGCTGGGCAGGCGCGCACCCGACCAGGTTGTAGGGTTGTAGTGGATTTCCTCGTAGGGCGGCTCGCTGGCGGTGTCGACCTCGATCACCGGCGAGCCGTGGTAGCGATAGCCGATCTCCACACCCAGCGATTCGTAGAGCCGCGACACCTTGCGCTCGAACTCGCGGCCCGCGGCCAGGCGTGCCGCGTCGCCAACCGGCCCATCGGCGAGCAGGGCGTGGTCCACCTGCATCTGCGCCTCGAAGGTCGCCGCCGCGCATTTCTTCACGTGGTCGCGGTTGCGCCGCGCCACTGGCAGGCGCTCCGCTTCGTAGCTCTCCAGCAGCCGGGGCCCGCCCCAACCGGCCAGGCAGGCGGCAAGCTTCCAGGCGAGGTTGTGCGCTTCCGCCACCCCGGTATTCATGCCCAGGCCGCCTGTGGGCATGAACTGGTGGGTAGCGTCGCCGGCGATGAACACCCGCTGCCGGCCGAATGAACGCGCCACCAGGAATTGCGGACGCCACGGCCCGGATTGCACGATCTGGTAGTTCAGCTTCACACCCAGGGCGCTGTCGATCACGCTCTCCAGCGACTCTCCCGGACGCGGCGCGAAGGGCCTGTGCAGCACATAGTCGTTACGGCTGGCATCGGGCGACACCAGCAGGCCACCGAAACCCGGACGGGTCAGCCAGGTGTGCCAGTACGGCTGGGCGTTGGGGAACAGCCCGGCGATCTCGTCCGAGCGCAGGTGAATGATGAACAACTCGCCAACCAGGTCCCGCGTGCCGTCGTAATCGATGTTGAGGAAGTTGCGCACACGGCTGTTGGGGCCGTCGCAACCCACCAGATACTGGGCGAAGAACTGCTGCGACTCACCGCTATCCACCTCATGGGCCAGGGCCACGACCCCGGTGGAGCTCTGCTCGAAGCCGTAGAGGCGCCAACCCATGCGCAGCTCGATGTTGGGGTCGGCCTCGACCTCCGCCATCAGCACCGGCTCCAGGTACATCTGCGCGATACGCTGCATCGACTCCAGCGGCAGGCTGCCGTCGCGGCAGGCACGGATTGCCTGCTCGGCCTGGCTGACCGGCTGATAGATCAGGTGGCGGTCGGACATCACCGAATAGAACGGCCCACTGGCGGAAGCCGCCAGCGCCGAATACTGGTTGGCATCCACCGGGTTGCCGGCAGCGCGGATGCGCTCGGCCAGGCCCAGTTGGCGGAAGATTTCCATCGAACGGCAGTTCACCACGTCCAGCTTGGGATGGCTGGTGGTTTCCCGACGGTCGTTGAGCAGAACCGAGCGCACGCCCAGGCGGCTGAGATTCAGCGCCAGGGTCATGCCCACGGGGCCGGCGCCGCTGATGAGAACGGGGATGTCGATCATGCCGCCACTCCTTGCAGTTGATTGGTCTGGCGGGCCAGCGCAAGCCCCGTGAGGAAGCGTTCGGCAACGCTGCCGAGCTGGCCGGCGCGGCCGGCGTCGAAGACATAGCGGTCAGGGCGGATCAGCACGAAGTCCATGTCGGCTTCGTCGAACCAGTGCCGCAATGTACCGCTGGGGTCGCCCAGCACCGCGCCGGCCGGGTCGTCGGCGAACTCCAGCAGGCGCAGGTCCACCGCCTGCGCCAGGCGTTCCAGCACCGCACGCCGCCCGTCCAGGCAACCACGCCGGGCCAGCACGGCGAAACCGTGGCCGAGGGCATTGTCGAGCAGCACCTGTTCGCCCTCCTCGCCCCGGCTTACCCGGGGCTGCAGGGCCAGGTGCCCGGACAGCCTGTGGCCCCAGCCGCAGAAACCGGCGGCCAGAGGCTTCTTGCGATTGGCCTTG
The Pseudomonas triclosanedens DNA segment above includes these coding regions:
- a CDS encoding FAD-dependent monooxygenase, producing MIDIPVLISGAGPVGMTLALNLSRLGVRSVLLNDRRETTSHPKLDVVNCRSMEIFRQLGLAERIRAAGNPVDANQYSALAASASGPFYSVMSDRHLIYQPVSQAEQAIRACRDGSLPLESMQRIAQMYLEPVLMAEVEADPNIELRMGWRLYGFEQSSTGVVALAHEVDSGESQQFFAQYLVGCDGPNSRVRNFLNIDYDGTRDLVGELFIIHLRSDEIAGLFPNAQPYWHTWLTRPGFGGLLVSPDASRNDYVLHRPFAPRPGESLESVIDSALGVKLNYQIVQSGPWRPQFLVARSFGRQRVFIAGDATHQFMPTGGLGMNTGVAEAHNLAWKLAACLAGWGGPRLLESYEAERLPVARRNRDHVKKCAAATFEAQMQVDHALLADGPVGDAARLAAGREFERKVSRLYESLGVEIGYRYHGSPVIEVDTASEPPYEEIHYNPTTWSGARLPSGFREDGTALFDQLSRTGFTLLAFGADASSCVPLQEAARECGVPLEVLPIHEKDLGALYERRFVLVRPDQHVCWRGDSLPVDCYSLFNRLRGAR